One part of the Aspergillus luchuensis IFO 4308 DNA, chromosome 5, nearly complete sequence genome encodes these proteins:
- a CDS encoding putative phosphatidate cytidylyltransferase (BUSCO:EOG09260LVD;~COG:I;~EggNog:ENOG410PIB5;~InterPro:IPR032974;~TransMembrane:11 (i156-174o186-203i328-351o363-380i529-547o562-585i624-644o664-693i722-742o762-781i802-821o)) produces MAVSLSQEEDESLPVNGPALEIELSDTPRQPSRSPHPYRRKGSHSSSLPADTGDRSTRLHWPRTSSDSGTEADDESTGILRGLPAAPLRPRKGLRPGRHAVGEEDQWFPLLRPWPSITRSTSRSSRRSSGEEAEASATGLRGQEARKRRIGVLQRLLEAALLLSVGGVVLGQESTRAIAWAWRKELLAHSLLVGGLYAAYPFHRDGRFRFSRLRSFVIPTSFDPAPLLYPILIPIYVALSLAQHSPTLILPNVLLSLSSLPPAVIPLHDCFHGHSIVHWMITLLPVIVSEQLSAGISPPKPLSLRGLNSESLALLFPLHQALIPTLDFLLTTSVLPAELQLLTSALINLFLFASSPQAEILKALLWLGGLCIFISCRDVLRWEVALARIPSWKFRRAPSNSQSPRSIFNVLDHKLCQRLSRTGTSEDNLSDSDSPEGQFSLVSRKTMLESRDKTKASEPNRTVEAEVTESVRQQPTLTHRRRHTISSVSEVARTGKVRTTPSGRRKRSMAPGLASFLSLTVPQAQVRKWLYALFVYVTVLLIILGPVRKYVGEQALHGEDPFGWALSYLLGNVSWFRFWVIMWNLEYWIPLPARLDPDLLDASCTLGWVEHLRRDVFGEANSRLLVAAYCVVVLVTGLAVVLQLSSVAEVDTRRKVFHGMMVLMFLPTVYVDPTFCALALSLVLSVFLLLDLFRASQLPPISRPLTYFLAPYVDGRDHRGPVIVSHIFLLIGCSIPLWLSLADIPRTGDHPWMGWSAMTRDVSMVSGIICVGMGDAAASLVGRRFGRRKWFWGGGKSLEGSVAFAVAVTCGLLFARVWLVLGEWPITRDNYGLHQNFPWWKTVVKVILAAGGTSATEAILTGCNDNVVVPIVLWLLVRGLGV; encoded by the exons ATGGCCGTTTCGCTGagccaggaggaagacgaatcGCTTCCTGTCAACGGTCCTGCCCTCGAAATAGAGCTGTCTGACACCCCCAGACAACCCTCTCGTTCCCCTCACCCGTATCGTCGCAAGGGCTCGCATTCATCGTCGCTGCCTGCGGATACCGGCGACCGATCAACCCGTCTCCACTGGCCACGGACCTCGAGCGATAGTGGCACCGAGGCTGATGATGAAAGCACGGGCATACTGAGGGGTTTACCAGCAGCACCTTTGCGACCAAGGAAAGGATTGCGTCCGGGTCGTCATGCTGTTGGCGAGGAAGACCAGTGGTTTCCCCTATTGCGCCCGTGGCCGTCGATAACCCGTTCCACCTCACGAAGCTCGCGGCGGAGctcaggagaagaagccgaggccTCAGCGACAGGATTGCGCGGACAGGAAGCTCGGAAGCGGCGTATCGGGGTTCTGCAGAGGTTGTTGGAGGCCGCGTTGCTCCTCTCGGTGGGCGGCGTCGTTCTGGGACAAGAAAGCACGAGGGCGATTGCTTGGGCTTGGAGAAAAG AGCTTCTTGCCCATTCCCTACTTGTCGGTGGGCTTTACGCCGCTTATCCTTTCCATCGAGATGGACGTTTTCGCTTCTCAAGACTACGGTCCTTTGTTATCCCTACGAGTTTCGATCCTGCTCCGCTGCTTTACCCGATCTTGATACCCATTTACGTTGCTTTGTCTTTAGCGCAGCATAGTCCTACTCTAATACTCCCTAATGTCCTCCTCAGTCTCTCATCTCTCCCGCCTGCTGTCATCCCACTGCACGATTGTTTTCACGGACACAGCATCGTCCATTGGATGATCACTCTGCTTCCGGTTATCGTCTCGGAGCAACTATCGGCAGGAATCTCACCTCCCAAACCTTTATCTCTTCGCGGCCTCAACTCGGAATCTTTggctcttctttttcctttgcATCAAGCGTTGATACCCACTTTAGATTTTTTGTTGACTACCAGCGTCCTTCCTGCAGAACTGCAGCTTTTGACAAGCGCTCTGATCAATCTATTCTTATTTGCGTCCtcgcctcaggcagaaaTCCTTAAGGCGTTGCTATGGCTTGGTGGCCTgtgcatcttcatctcttgTCGCGACGTGCTTCGCTGGGAAGTGGCTCTGGCAAGGATCCCCAGCTGGAAATTTCGGCGAGCGCCCAGCAACTCGCAGTCACCTCGAAGTATTTTCAATGTGCTTGATCACAAGTTATGCCAGCGACTAAGCCGCACGGGCACCTCGGAGGACAATCTGTCGGACAGTGATTCGCCAGAAGGCCAATTCTCGCTCGTCTCACGAAAGACGATGCTCGAGTCGCGTGACAAAACCAAGGCGAGCGAGCCCAATCGCACCGTAGAGGCTGAGGTGACAGAAAGCGTCCGGCAGCAGCCTACACTTACACACCGCCGACGGCACACAATCTCTAGCGTCAGCGAGGTCGCACGCACAGGAAAAGTCAGAACGACCCCCAGTGGGCGACGAAAGCGATCAATGGCCCCTGGTCTTGCGTCGTTCCTGTCGCTGACAGTGCCTCAAGCCCAAGTCCGGAAATGGCTGTACGCGTTGTTCGTCTACGTCACAGTGCTGCTCATCATCTTAGGACCTGTTCGAAAATATGTGGGCGAGCAGGCGTTACACGGAGAAGACCCGTTCGGGTGGGCACTGAGCTATCTGCTGGGCAACGTTTCATGGTTTCGATTCTGGGTGATTATGTGGAACCTGGAGTATTGGATTCCTCTCCCCGCTCGCCTGGACCCTGACCTGTTGGATGCCTCCTGCACTCTTGGTTGGGTCGAACATCTCCGCCGAGATGTCTTCGGGGAGGCTAATTCGCGCCTCCTCGTTGCAGCATATTGTGTTGTGGTACTTGTGACTGGATTGGCGGTTGTGTTACAGCTGAGCTCCGTCGCGGAGGTCGATACGAGACGCAAGGTCTTCCATGGcatgatggtgctgatgtTCCTTCCGACGGTGTACGTCGACCCCACGTTTTGTGCTCTGGCCCTGAGTCTAGTCCTGTCCgtcttcctgctgctcgATCTCTTCCGAGCGTCCCAGCTGCCCCCGATCTCGCGCCCGTTGACTTACTTCCTTGCCCCCTACGTGGACGGGCGCGATCACCGGGGCCCTGTGATCGTGTCgcacatcttcctcctcatcggatGCTCGATCCCCCTTTGGCTTTCCCTGGCGGATATCCCTCGGACGGGCGACCATCCctggatggggtggagtgCGATGACCCGGGACGTGAGTATGGTGAGCGGGATCATCTGCGTGGGCATGGGCGATGCGGCGGCGTCGCTCGTGGGGCGACGGTTCGGTCGGCGCAAGTGgttttggggaggagggaaatcGCTCGAGGGCAGCGTGGCCTTTGCGGTTGCTGTAACGTGTGGCTTATTGTTCGCGCGAGTCTGGCTTGTGCTGGGAGAATGGCCGATCACCAGAGACAACTATGGACTGCACCAGAACTTCCCCTGGTGGAAAACCGTGGTGAAAGTCATTTTGGCCGCTGGGGGAACCAGCGCAACCGAGGCGATTCTGACGGGATGTAATGACAATGTCGTGGTTCCGATTGTGCTATGGCTCCTCGTGAGAGGGCTTGGGGTTTGA